The Staphylothermus marinus F1 genome has a segment encoding these proteins:
- a CDS encoding thioesterase family protein — MSIRVGLRREMDYVVSENDAPKFLLDKGVGVLSTPRMIALMEGNSKRLLDQFLGEEYTSVGIHVDVYHKAPAPVGSRVKFVSEIIEVKKNKVLFKVKCVLNDIVVGEGIHERAIVSWNKFIEHVKKIMGK, encoded by the coding sequence ATGAGTATACGAGTTGGTTTGAGGAGAGAAATGGATTATGTTGTATCTGAAAATGATGCACCAAAGTTCTTGTTGGATAAGGGGGTTGGTGTTCTTAGTACTCCTAGAATGATCGCGTTGATGGAGGGGAATTCGAAGAGGTTGCTTGATCAGTTTTTAGGAGAAGAATATACTAGCGTAGGCATACATGTGGATGTGTATCATAAGGCACCAGCACCTGTTGGTTCAAGAGTTAAGTTTGTATCGGAAATTATAGAGGTTAAGAAGAATAAAGTTTTGTTTAAAGTAAAATGTGTGCTTAACGACATAGTTGTGGGAGAAGGTATTCATGAAAGAGCAATAGTTTCTTGGAACAAGTTTATAGAACATGTTAAAAAGATTATGGGAAAATAA
- a CDS encoding sodium ion-translocating decarboxylase subunit beta codes for MHITLGNIIMIGVGLILVYLAIKHEYEPLILLPIGITAVLVNLPLTGLTEAPYGFLYLVKHYLIDTEVVPLLIFFGLGAMTDFGPMIADPKSLLLGAAAQIGVFVAMLTALLLGFNLKEAASIGIIGGADGPTTIYLTVKLAPHLLAATAVAAYSYMSLVPLIQPPIIKALTTREERKIRMKQLRPVSKTEKILFPIVSMITVGILVPSAAPLIGMIMIGNLFRESGVVERLSKAAREELMNIVTIFLGLGVGSTMRAETFLTYKTLLVLGLGVVAFASATAGGVLFAKLMNLFSKEKINPMIGAAGVSAVPMSARVVQRLATAEDPENHLLMNAMGPNVAGVIGTAVVAGVFLSMLGG; via the coding sequence ATGCATATCACTTTGGGCAATATAATAATGATTGGCGTCGGACTTATTCTAGTATATTTAGCTATAAAACATGAATATGAACCATTAATCCTTTTACCCATAGGTATCACTGCTGTCTTAGTAAATCTTCCTTTGACAGGTCTTACAGAGGCACCATATGGTTTCTTATACCTTGTAAAACATTATTTGATCGATACCGAGGTTGTGCCTCTCTTAATATTTTTTGGTCTCGGCGCAATGACTGATTTCGGACCAATGATTGCTGATCCCAAAAGCTTATTATTGGGTGCAGCTGCCCAGATCGGTGTCTTTGTTGCAATGTTAACTGCATTACTATTAGGTTTCAACTTAAAAGAAGCTGCTAGTATAGGCATTATTGGAGGAGCAGACGGTCCTACAACTATTTATTTAACAGTTAAGCTTGCCCCTCACTTGTTAGCTGCTACAGCTGTTGCAGCTTATAGCTATATGAGTTTAGTCCCCCTAATCCAGCCCCCAATAATTAAAGCTCTAACAACGAGAGAAGAGCGGAAAATCAGAATGAAACAGTTAAGACCTGTTTCTAAAACAGAAAAGATTCTTTTCCCAATAGTTTCAATGATAACTGTCGGAATACTTGTTCCCAGCGCCGCACCATTAATTGGAATGATCATGATCGGTAACTTGTTTAGAGAATCCGGCGTAGTCGAGAGACTAAGCAAAGCTGCGCGAGAAGAATTAATGAATATTGTAACGATCTTTTTAGGACTAGGAGTGGGCTCAACTATGAGGGCTGAGACATTTCTAACATATAAGACACTACTAGTGCTTGGATTAGGAGTGGTAGCATTTGCATCTGCAACAGCTGGAGGAGTATTATTCGCTAAACTAATGAATCTATTCTCTAAAGAAAAAATTAATCCAATGATAGGAGCAGCAGGTGTTTCAGCTGTACCTATGAGTGCACGAGTAGTTCAAAGATTAGCTACTGCAGAGGATCCTGAAAACCACTTATTAATGAATGCAATGGGGCCCAATGTGGCTGGAGTAATTGGAACAGCAGTTGTAGCAGGTGTATTCCTATCAATGCTTGGAGGCTGA
- a CDS encoding ROK family protein: MANEYYLAIDIGATNTRIAIGSRNGIINKITYRTPREGNELSIPVKIYEEIKKNYGKYIDQIKAVGIGTIGPIDLRRGRVVNTPNLPIHTFELRDPLMEWLKKPVYVLNDAVSGAWGEKFFGLGRNYSNIVYITMSTGIGGGAIVNDHLLLGKMGNAHEIGHIVVKYDSDIKCGCGGYGHWEAYAGGANIPRTARVLAEKYKPLIETEAYREALRGELTPPKLFEYFRRNDLFAKYVVEEIIDASAAGLATTINLYDPEVVTIGGSIYLYNQDILKEPIIRKALKHLVTEPPIIDTTPLGGDIVLYGALATAINPPEDLLRFYR; the protein is encoded by the coding sequence TTGGCAAATGAATACTATTTAGCTATTGATATAGGAGCGACAAATACTAGGATAGCTATTGGTTCTCGGAATGGAATAATAAATAAAATAACCTATAGGACTCCGAGGGAAGGAAACGAGCTGAGTATTCCTGTTAAAATATATGAGGAGATCAAGAAGAATTATGGGAAATACATTGACCAGATCAAAGCTGTAGGGATCGGGACGATTGGTCCCATAGATTTGAGGCGGGGAAGAGTTGTAAACACACCTAATCTACCCATACACACTTTTGAACTAAGAGATCCATTGATGGAATGGTTAAAGAAGCCTGTATATGTATTAAATGATGCAGTCTCTGGTGCTTGGGGAGAGAAATTCTTTGGTTTAGGCAGGAATTATTCCAACATAGTATATATAACTATGAGCACAGGTATTGGTGGAGGAGCAATTGTTAACGATCATCTCTTGCTGGGGAAGATGGGGAATGCCCACGAGATAGGACATATTGTTGTAAAATATGATTCAGATATTAAATGTGGTTGTGGAGGATATGGTCATTGGGAAGCATATGCTGGGGGAGCAAATATTCCCAGAACAGCCCGGGTCTTAGCTGAGAAGTATAAGCCATTAATCGAGACAGAAGCTTATCGAGAAGCGTTGAGAGGAGAACTAACTCCTCCAAAACTATTCGAATACTTTAGAAGAAACGATTTATTCGCAAAATATGTTGTGGAAGAAATAATTGATGCATCAGCAGCAGGTCTCGCTACAACGATAAACCTGTATGACCCAGAAGTAGTAACTATTGGTGGAAGCATATATTTATATAATCAAGACATACTCAAAGAACCAATCATTAGGAAAGCACTTAAACACTTAGTAACTGAGCCACCAATTATTGATACAACACCTCTAGGCGGAGACATAGTATTATATGGAGCTTTAGCAACAGCAATTAATCCTCCAGAAGACCTATTAAGGTTTTATAGATGA
- the metG gene encoding methionine--tRNA ligase has product MMSIFYITTPIYYPNAPPHIGHAYTTVFADVLARYHRLIGDEVFFMTGNDEHGLKLQRAAEKKGVHPKQFVDEMADVYKKYWELLDISYDYFIRTTDDYHEKVVKTAIQKLYDKGLVYKASYAGWYCVDCEKFYSPGEYIEINGKPHCPIHKKPLEWLEEETYYFKLSEFEDFIIDVLKNKDIVYPRSYALEVLGKVEKEGLRDVSIARPKERVWWGIEVPFDKNYTVYVWFDALLNYISGIGYLEDMDRFNKYWPNVHHVIGKDILWFHTVVWFSILKALDIELPKKLLVHAFLINRGLKIGKSAGNVIAIEDLIDRYQDSDGVRYILMRVFNMDKDVDVSTELFDSIYNSELADTLGNLVRRIGVLAKKKLGGIVYKREVDKELSTSIVETLNKYNEYMEAYDVSRAIQVVMDLLRKANAYVNLTRPWEKMDPGKELYSLLETIRASTTMLYPIIPKAASKVSKAFGYRIGNPSEYVIGEIERYNIVDAPILFRKIKQ; this is encoded by the coding sequence ATGATGAGTATATTTTACATAACAACACCAATATATTATCCAAACGCACCACCCCATATAGGGCATGCTTACACAACGGTTTTCGCCGATGTCTTGGCGAGATATCATAGGCTTATAGGGGATGAAGTATTCTTTATGACTGGTAATGATGAGCATGGATTAAAGCTTCAGAGAGCTGCGGAGAAGAAAGGTGTTCATCCTAAACAATTTGTTGATGAAATGGCTGATGTTTATAAGAAGTATTGGGAATTGCTTGATATAAGTTATGACTACTTTATACGTACAACGGATGATTACCATGAAAAAGTTGTTAAGACAGCTATTCAGAAACTATATGATAAGGGATTAGTATATAAGGCAAGCTATGCTGGATGGTATTGTGTAGACTGCGAAAAATTCTATAGTCCAGGAGAATACATTGAAATCAATGGGAAACCACATTGTCCTATACATAAGAAGCCTCTTGAATGGCTCGAGGAGGAAACATATTATTTCAAACTAAGCGAATTCGAGGATTTCATAATAGATGTCTTGAAAAACAAGGATATAGTATATCCTCGTAGCTATGCATTAGAAGTACTCGGCAAAGTTGAAAAGGAGGGATTAAGGGATGTATCAATTGCTCGCCCCAAAGAACGCGTTTGGTGGGGTATAGAGGTACCCTTTGATAAGAACTATACTGTCTATGTATGGTTCGACGCGCTCCTAAACTATATTAGTGGTATAGGCTACTTAGAAGATATGGATCGTTTCAACAAGTATTGGCCGAATGTACACCATGTTATCGGAAAAGATATCTTATGGTTCCATACAGTAGTATGGTTTTCGATACTTAAAGCACTAGATATTGAGTTGCCAAAGAAACTGCTGGTTCATGCATTCTTGATTAATAGGGGGTTGAAAATAGGTAAGAGTGCAGGCAATGTTATAGCTATAGAAGATCTAATTGATAGATATCAGGATAGTGATGGTGTTAGATATATTTTAATGAGGGTCTTTAACATGGATAAAGATGTTGATGTATCAACAGAGTTGTTCGACTCAATATATAATAGTGAACTAGCCGACACACTTGGCAATCTTGTCCGCAGAATTGGTGTATTAGCTAAGAAGAAACTTGGCGGAATAGTTTATAAGCGAGAAGTAGATAAAGAGCTCTCAACAAGTATTGTGGAAACACTGAATAAATACAATGAATACATGGAAGCCTATGATGTATCAAGAGCTATCCAGGTAGTAATGGATTTGTTAAGGAAAGCGAATGCATATGTGAATTTGACAAGGCCATGGGAGAAAATGGATCCAGGAAAAGAACTATATAGCCTACTAGAAACAATTAGAGCATCAACTACAATGCTATATCCAATAATACCTAAAGCCGCTAGTAAAGTATCCAAAGCATTTGGATACCGCATAGGTAATCCATCAGAATATGTTATAGGAGAAATCGAAAGATATAATATAGTTGATGCACCCATACTTTTTAGGAAAATAAAACAGTAA
- a CDS encoding M55 family metallopeptidase — protein MKAYVSIDIEGLPGIASTTMVSPGYTQYSRGSRIMTMIAKETAKALLNNGFDKVVIADSHGYMTNIDYLELPKNTSLIQGFPRPYSMLTGLDNSYDSVLFIGYHTAAGTMHGFLDHTMSGKVFAEIKLNGRRASEYLINALVAGEKGVPVILVAGDSLLRDEVSKYTPWAVFIGFKQGITRYAAIYESIGDVLDKLREGIAEAINRLRKGEVKPLVLDKPYIVEIMLRDELLGDVLETWDILERIDAYRFRYEANSAHNVLAIIELIAFIGYGVYALKERLR, from the coding sequence TTGAAGGCATATGTTTCCATCGATATTGAGGGGTTACCCGGTATAGCATCTACAACTATGGTTTCTCCCGGTTATACCCAGTATAGTCGTGGATCAAGAATTATGACAATGATCGCTAAGGAGACAGCTAAGGCATTACTGAATAATGGGTTCGATAAAGTAGTTATTGCGGATAGTCATGGATATATGACCAATATTGATTATTTAGAACTACCCAAAAATACTTCTCTAATACAAGGCTTTCCAAGACCATACTCTATGTTGACGGGACTTGATAACTCATATGATTCTGTATTATTTATAGGATACCATACAGCTGCTGGAACAATGCATGGTTTCCTCGATCATACTATGAGCGGAAAAGTATTTGCTGAAATAAAATTGAATGGTAGAAGAGCTAGTGAGTACTTGATAAACGCTCTTGTAGCTGGTGAAAAAGGGGTTCCAGTAATACTTGTTGCGGGAGATTCTCTATTAAGAGATGAGGTTTCAAAATATACTCCATGGGCTGTATTCATTGGTTTTAAACAGGGAATAACACGTTATGCAGCAATATATGAAAGCATTGGTGATGTTCTCGATAAGCTTAGGGAAGGAATTGCTGAAGCAATTAATAGGCTTAGGAAAGGCGAGGTAAAACCATTAGTGCTTGATAAACCCTATATTGTAGAAATAATGTTGAGAGATGAATTATTAGGAGATGTACTGGAAACATGGGATATACTTGAAAGAATAGATGCTTATAGATTTAGATATGAAGCGAACAGTGCACATAATGTACTAGCAATTATTGAACTTATAGCTTTCATAGGTTATGGTGTGTATGCATTAAAAGAAAGGCTTAGGTAA
- a CDS encoding alpha/beta fold hydrolase, producing the protein MVLIEESYNVGKYRCRIIYNSVPGLPIVFLHGYSFTSDVWRDIGVLDKLEEEKIPFIAIDMPYGARSICSPHTRSVDENLFVLKEIYRGVFGSLKPLIVGASLGGYIALRYALEKPVAGLFLIAPAHALEKELVKKYRSLSVPTIIIWGSRDRIVKREEMEKLSQLLEAKLLIYDKAGHPAYLDYPDKFINDLLSFHKALKLE; encoded by the coding sequence ATGGTCTTGATCGAGGAATCATATAATGTTGGAAAATATAGGTGCAGGATCATCTATAACAGTGTTCCTGGATTACCAATAGTCTTCCTTCACGGCTATAGTTTTACAAGTGATGTTTGGAGAGACATAGGTGTACTAGATAAGCTCGAGGAAGAAAAAATTCCATTCATAGCTATTGATATGCCTTATGGAGCTAGAAGCATATGTAGTCCTCATACACGTAGCGTTGATGAAAACTTATTTGTTCTCAAAGAGATTTATAGAGGTGTATTTGGTTCTTTAAAACCATTAATTGTTGGAGCAAGCTTGGGAGGATATATTGCTCTAAGATACGCATTAGAAAAACCTGTGGCGGGCTTATTTCTCATAGCTCCTGCTCATGCTTTAGAAAAGGAACTAGTTAAAAAATATAGATCATTAAGTGTTCCAACAATTATAATCTGGGGATCTAGGGATAGAATTGTTAAGCGTGAAGAAATGGAGAAGCTTTCACAACTATTAGAAGCTAAGTTGTTAATATATGATAAAGCAGGTCATCCAGCATATCTAGATTACCCGGATAAATTCATTAATGACTTGTTATCTTTTCATAAAGCATTAAAGCTTGAATAA
- a CDS encoding B12-binding domain-containing radical SAM protein, translating to MKGFEIVLTTDRTMMSNHHGKEFLGFIATGPAIGMPEKLWMWIAAPKIDVDEYGRPREAPYGMRKVEAKLVDAGYNAAIIDPDHLHRYLDTMKVLMIGHHDYFAYGPPSSEWWSLTGKEPVNRLSFKRFMNSPVIRKAKEKGVKIIAGGPAAWQWLWELELWRKWGVDTVIDGEVEKVIVDLVDKALNNEPLPDYIYVGPRDAPSIEEIPIIKAPSINGLIEIMRGCPRGCKFCSVTLRPLRYMPLERIREEIRINLRGGTKGVILHSEDVLLYGADGVKPRPEPLINLHKTVFEELGEKKEFAWSHASLAAIKYAEDEYGLVSKLMNEYILSDHRRFLGVEVGIETGSPRLAKIIMPAKAAPYPAEKWPDIVEDAFRIMHENKIIPAATLILGLPQETPDDVVKTAELIDRLKPYRSVIIPMFFVPMGALKKNTWFMRDHITREHIDVMLKTFEHTVYWAEDIMNKFYLKETYLYPVRLGLKMFLRYAKHKIRKIMKEGLEQYIKA from the coding sequence ATGAAGGGGTTTGAAATAGTTTTAACAACAGATAGAACAATGATGAGTAATCATCATGGAAAAGAATTCTTGGGCTTCATAGCTACTGGTCCAGCTATAGGTATGCCTGAGAAACTGTGGATGTGGATTGCAGCTCCAAAAATTGATGTTGACGAGTATGGTAGGCCTAGAGAAGCACCATATGGTATGAGGAAGGTTGAGGCAAAACTTGTTGATGCAGGATATAATGCTGCAATAATTGATCCTGATCACCTGCATAGATATCTTGACACTATGAAGGTTCTAATGATTGGTCACCACGACTACTTCGCCTACGGGCCTCCAAGCAGTGAATGGTGGAGTTTAACAGGGAAGGAACCAGTTAATAGATTGAGTTTTAAGAGATTCATGAATAGCCCGGTTATTAGGAAAGCTAAGGAGAAAGGTGTAAAAATAATAGCTGGTGGCCCAGCTGCTTGGCAGTGGTTATGGGAGCTGGAGCTTTGGAGGAAATGGGGTGTTGACACAGTTATTGATGGAGAAGTAGAGAAGGTAATTGTTGATCTCGTTGATAAAGCATTGAATAATGAGCCTTTACCTGACTACATATATGTTGGTCCAAGAGATGCTCCAAGCATTGAGGAGATACCAATAATTAAAGCTCCAAGTATTAATGGGCTCATAGAGATTATGCGTGGATGCCCGCGCGGCTGCAAATTCTGTAGCGTAACCCTCAGACCCCTCAGATATATGCCTCTGGAAAGAATTAGGGAAGAGATAAGAATTAATCTTCGCGGAGGAACTAAAGGTGTTATTCTTCATAGTGAAGACGTACTATTATATGGTGCTGACGGTGTTAAGCCAAGGCCTGAACCACTAATTAATCTCCACAAGACAGTGTTTGAAGAATTAGGTGAGAAAAAAGAGTTTGCATGGTCTCATGCAAGCTTAGCAGCCATCAAATATGCTGAAGACGAGTATGGGCTTGTATCTAAGCTTATGAATGAATATATATTATCTGATCATAGACGTTTCCTAGGCGTAGAAGTTGGTATAGAAACAGGTAGTCCAAGGCTTGCAAAAATAATAATGCCTGCTAAAGCAGCACCTTATCCAGCGGAGAAATGGCCTGATATAGTTGAGGATGCGTTTAGGATTATGCATGAAAACAAGATCATACCTGCTGCAACCCTTATACTTGGACTTCCACAGGAGACGCCTGATGATGTAGTTAAAACAGCAGAGTTAATTGATAGGTTAAAACCTTATAGAAGCGTAATAATACCAATGTTCTTTGTTCCAATGGGTGCTTTAAAGAAGAACACGTGGTTTATGAGAGATCATATTACAAGAGAACATATAGACGTGATGCTTAAAACATTTGAGCACACAGTATATTGGGCAGAAGATATTATGAACAAGTTCTATTTGAAGGAAACATATCTATACCCTGTAAGACTTGGTTTGAAAATGTTCTTGAGATACGCTAAACACAAAATTAGGAAGATAATGAAAGAAGGACTTGAACAATACATTAAAGCCTAG
- a CDS encoding Tfx family DNA-binding protein — MKEKYGFLTKIQLLSLYYKSRGYSYRRIAEIIGTSHQNIAVAYRRALKNIELSEKTILYYKLSTAKFIALINKGTHLAEIPKLIIEECDKRGIKLRADFTLIFKQIRFYTPQCVSGSRLAGEIIVVVDEHGFIQVYSYREVKDIIKDIEKTLGKQIISIKHGY; from the coding sequence ATGAAGGAGAAGTATGGTTTCCTGACAAAGATACAGCTATTATCTCTATACTATAAATCTAGAGGCTATAGTTATCGTAGAATAGCTGAGATAATTGGTACAAGCCATCAAAACATAGCAGTAGCTTATAGGAGAGCATTGAAGAACATAGAATTATCTGAAAAAACAATTCTCTACTATAAACTTTCCACAGCAAAATTCATAGCACTTATTAATAAAGGAACACATTTAGCAGAGATACCAAAATTAATTATTGAAGAATGTGATAAGAGAGGAATTAAGCTAAGAGCAGACTTTACATTAATCTTCAAACAAATACGTTTCTACACCCCTCAATGCGTGTCTGGTTCACGGCTTGCTGGAGAAATAATAGTGGTTGTAGATGAACATGGATTTATCCAAGTATATTCTTACCGGGAAGTAAAAGATATTATTAAGGATATAGAGAAAACCCTTGGCAAACAAATAATCAGTATAAAGCATGGATACTAG
- a CDS encoding beta-galactosidase trimerization domain-containing protein, which yields MEKWWKKPVRVIQFNIEDRYGRYVSKINGKQLVELAKRLHANVLVIFARDPWGRIFYRGGSVGKEHPKMIGDIVREAVEEGRRIGVKVVVMVGHTANKYLYHLHSDWAQVNRNGEIIVLEHIPFSLEHYEPEWPQLCINSPFIEHVKKEVVEAHSLGVDGVFLDSFRYQPDIERACYCEWCRRRFREEHGYEMPKEPNWLDKRWRELWEWRYKVVVERIKELYKLSKETDPGKVFMYNSHPGGWAGRTNRVVEEARNYIDVVFAECSEADHQPPGFITEMTKLTRAMSGGKPVWSSRNYFHLYRTVMSTTPIVIKQGLREAVLGGGSPWALIFSISYFQDPSSLDAIGEVFKQYEEIEEYLEDTEPYRFAGILVSNHTRDYYGRGHPERYVDGIRGMYYALIHSHIPVEFISEKDAVNPDYLSKYKVLIVPNTVCLSEEIGDSIKEYVRRGGKLLSTYLSSTRDKYCIRRYDFYYPEVIGARFIGVLRKPWTYLILDLDKKHPLFNNVKTETILWGDMSYEFIASRTRPNIGWHTMLDDVIGEVLGYIGLSSTDWGHEYTLGRSPPALGARTKLPGIILNNYGEGKSLYFTGQLGRHYWRTGLPIYKKLIENSVLYLGGEPDIQVIAPETVHSEIFVQGERIIIHLLNHTYNQRIMAKGIGRVKQPLPPYGSVDAVHPAREIIPVSGVEIKIKNKMNNIKAYTLISRKNLEIKTTGNQLQIRLDKLDDYEIVVVEPRK from the coding sequence TTGGAGAAATGGTGGAAAAAACCTGTTAGAGTAATACAGTTCAATATAGAGGATCGTTATGGTAGGTATGTATCGAAAATAAATGGTAAACAACTAGTCGAGCTAGCGAAGAGGCTTCACGCAAATGTCCTCGTAATATTTGCTAGGGATCCTTGGGGCAGAATATTTTATCGTGGAGGTAGTGTTGGGAAAGAGCATCCGAAAATGATTGGTGATATTGTTAGGGAAGCAGTAGAGGAGGGGCGTAGAATAGGAGTTAAAGTAGTCGTGATGGTTGGTCATACTGCTAACAAATACTTATATCATCTACACAGTGATTGGGCACAAGTAAATCGTAATGGAGAAATCATTGTGTTAGAACACATACCTTTCTCCCTTGAACACTATGAGCCTGAATGGCCACAGTTATGTATAAACAGCCCGTTCATAGAGCATGTTAAGAAAGAAGTAGTTGAAGCCCATAGCTTGGGAGTCGACGGTGTATTCCTGGATAGTTTCCGTTATCAACCAGATATTGAAAGAGCATGTTATTGTGAATGGTGCCGGAGAAGGTTTAGAGAAGAACACGGATATGAGATGCCTAAAGAGCCGAATTGGCTGGATAAGCGCTGGAGAGAATTATGGGAGTGGAGATATAAGGTAGTTGTTGAAAGAATTAAGGAATTATACAAGTTATCTAAAGAGACCGATCCCGGAAAAGTATTTATGTATAATAGTCACCCAGGAGGATGGGCTGGTAGAACGAATCGAGTCGTAGAAGAAGCAAGGAACTATATAGATGTAGTATTCGCTGAGTGTAGCGAAGCAGATCATCAACCACCAGGCTTTATTACTGAAATGACAAAGCTGACACGAGCTATGAGCGGCGGGAAACCAGTGTGGAGTTCTAGAAACTATTTCCACTTATATAGAACAGTGATGTCAACAACGCCTATAGTTATTAAGCAGGGTTTAAGAGAAGCTGTACTTGGAGGAGGCTCGCCATGGGCACTGATCTTCTCGATCAGCTATTTCCAAGACCCATCCTCACTAGATGCTATAGGGGAAGTATTTAAGCAATATGAAGAAATAGAAGAATACCTTGAAGATACTGAACCATATCGTTTCGCCGGCATACTTGTCTCAAACCATACACGAGATTATTATGGTAGAGGGCATCCTGAAAGATACGTTGATGGAATACGTGGAATGTACTATGCATTAATCCATAGCCATATACCAGTAGAGTTTATTTCTGAAAAAGACGCTGTGAATCCAGATTATTTATCAAAATATAAAGTATTAATTGTTCCAAATACTGTGTGTTTAAGCGAGGAGATCGGTGACTCTATTAAAGAATATGTCCGTAGAGGAGGTAAACTATTATCAACGTATCTATCATCAACACGGGATAAATACTGTATTAGAAGATATGATTTCTACTATCCAGAAGTTATAGGTGCTAGGTTTATAGGAGTATTGAGGAAGCCATGGACATATCTAATACTTGATCTCGATAAGAAGCATCCATTATTCAATAATGTAAAAACAGAAACTATACTATGGGGAGATATGAGCTATGAATTCATAGCATCTAGGACAAGACCTAATATTGGATGGCATACGATGCTAGATGATGTTATTGGAGAGGTTCTAGGATACATTGGATTATCAAGTACTGATTGGGGACATGAATACACTCTCGGCCGCTCACCCCCCGCACTAGGTGCTCGAACCAAGTTGCCGGGAATAATATTGAATAATTATGGAGAAGGTAAATCACTCTATTTCACAGGCCAGCTCGGCAGACATTATTGGAGAACAGGATTACCAATATATAAGAAATTGATTGAAAACAGCGTATTATATCTAGGTGGAGAACCAGATATACAAGTAATTGCTCCAGAAACTGTTCATTCAGAAATATTTGTTCAGGGCGAGAGAATAATTATTCACTTACTTAACCATACATATAATCAGAGAATAATGGCTAAGGGGATCGGTAGAGTAAAACAGCCTCTCCCACCATATGGTAGTGTAGACGCTGTTCATCCAGCTAGAGAAATTATACCTGTTAGCGGTGTTGAGATAAAAATAAAGAATAAAATGAACAATATAAAAGCATATACTCTCATATCTAGGAAGAACCTAGAAATAAAAACTACTGGGAACCAATTACAGATAAGGCTAGATAAACTTGACGACTACGAAATAGTAGTGGTTGAGCCTAGGAAATAA
- a CDS encoding OadG family protein: MDINTIITGLYITGIGVAIVFSILSILVIIIHVLKQTIYKPVKKMKKEETGKTRIIVEEKPVKTEKPRRETDPQLIALLSATITAFNEYKAATLKKYDLFKDFPELARLLPLAGILFKSKIKVSFGGKDIIVDVEELPNNAYKVSVGGKTYIVNYSIQ, encoded by the coding sequence ATGGATATAAACACCATAATAACAGGCTTATACATAACAGGTATAGGTGTAGCCATAGTTTTCAGTATCTTATCTATCCTAGTCATTATTATACATGTTCTAAAACAAACCATTTACAAACCAGTTAAGAAGATGAAAAAGGAAGAGACCGGAAAAACAAGAATTATAGTCGAGGAAAAACCTGTTAAGACTGAAAAACCTAGGAGAGAAACTGATCCACAACTGATTGCACTACTCTCAGCAACGATCACAGCTTTTAACGAATACAAAGCAGCTACGCTGAAAAAATATGATCTTTTCAAGGATTTCCCCGAACTAGCCCGGCTCCTACCATTAGCTGGTATATTGTTTAAATCAAAGATTAAAGTAAGCTTTGGAGGAAAAGATATTATTGTAGACGTAGAGGAACTACCTAATAATGCTTATAAGGTAAGTGTTGGAGGAAAAACATATATAGTAAACTACTCGATACAATAG